TATCTTCCAGCTCTATGTCTATTATCCGACCATGGATCCCGAAATCCTTCGTTACATTCACATTTAAAACCACCGAAAGTATTTACGCATTTAGCATGACTATGACAATCATGTAAATCGGGTGAGGAGCATTCATCCAAATCTTGCAAATTTGAAACTGACCCAGGTGGGCTATCAACCCACAAAGCACTATCACCCACATTATTACTCCTTCTTTGGATAACCCCTAATAGATGCTTTTGAATTTCACCGCGAACTTGAGGTCGAGATGTTTCACCGTTCTCTTCAAGCTGTAGGGTTAAATTGACGAAAACTCCCCCTTGACCAGCTGATCTATCACCTTTATAGATGCTGTTGACTTTTGCGTTGAGGAATTCATCTGAAAATCTTGTCATGGACATTGCAGATTccaactaaaacaaaattaaaaattaaaattaaaaaaaaaatcgaaaagtaTACTTACAGCTTTTTCAGTTTCATAAGATAACTTTtgaaaactaacactagatttatCCGAAAAATCATTGGCCCATACAACTCTTCTTTCATACAATCGATCAACCCTCAAAGATAACAACACAGAAACCACCTTCCTACATGGTTCTCGATGTTTTCTTCTTGCATGTCCAGGTCTACAATAACAAGCACTAACTCCAACTTCCGTTCGACAAATTTCATGTTGCGATCCATCACATGTTGAGTCATCACCAACTATACAAGTGTCTATCCTTACAGGTGGTTGTTGACTTGGTCTTCGACTATAACCGCTAGGTCTTCTTGGAGTTGGTTTAATATTATGATGAACACCTTCCGGTTTTTTATCAACATCAACCACGGCATATCCAGTTCCAGTAATTGAATTACTAGAAGCTTGCGTTGGATGAATTACTGTCCGTGATGAAGTTGGTTCTCCGAAAAGATTCAAATAAGTTCTTTTACCATCGATTGAAACGAATCCTTGGCCATCTTGAGATGTTAAAATGACATCTGATGGTGATCCCAAGTTGATACTTTCAATATCAACAGGAATCACGTAAGGCTTTCCTTGTCCTTGACCACTAGGACCTTGTATAGCTGAAACTGTCACATCAAAGATATCTCCGGGCTGATGAATATGAGGATGGGGATGCGGACGTGACGTAGCGAGTGGATTTCTTCCCGGACGAAATTCGGTGTCGTCTAAAACTATACCAGGTCGAGGTTTGTATGAGGGATATGAAGAAGTTGATTCGGTTTGATTTGATGTATGAGTTAAAGAAGTGCTGGAAAAAGTTTCTAATTGGATACTAGGTGTTTCTGATGATGATACTAATGAAGTTATTAATGGAAGACTTTCTGTTGGGATACTGGATAATGAAGATGATGATGATTGTAGTTCTGATTTCATTGTAGTTTGTAAAACATCTTGCATTGAAGATTCTAAAATCAAAATAGGTTCTGGTGAAGAAGAAGTCTCATTTAATCGATCGTCCAGCATTAATTTAGTCGCATTTTCAACTGATGATGGTTCTATGGTTGTAGTATCATTGATAAAAGGTTCTTCAGTTGTAAATTtcgtttcatttttatttattttgattgttgtggtttcaacaacatTCGTTATATTGTTGATTTCATCAACTTGATGATTAAGTGTATCTTTGTGATCTGCAATTTCAGTGCGATTGTCATCCTTTTCTGGTTCAAATTCTGGAATTATTTCAGTGGAATCTTCTTCCTCTTTATCACCTTCTGATCCATCTAATTCCGTTCCAATATCGAAATTTAAGATATCCTCATCAGGTTTCTCGCTGGTTATACTGATATCGTCGTTACTTAAATTAGGTCTTGGTGGGATTGGTTTATAAGTAGGTGGTCTTCTGTTTGGTGGTGGAGGTCTTCTTGGTGGTAGTCGATTCCATGGTGGAATTGTAACAGGTCTATACAAAGGTGGTCTACCTTTATTACTTCCAACCGGAATTATTTTATCCATTGGAAATGGTCGAATTACCGGCGATGTATTTTGTGGGGGGATATCAAACGGATACGGAGTGGGAAGTTTTGTTGCTGGTGGTGTCATTTGAGTTAATGGTGGTGGAGGTGGTAAATCAAAATCTGGTGGTAAAGCGGGAACATCGGTGATTCTAGGTGGACCTCTATTATTAATTCTTGAAGATAATGGACGAATTGGGGGTCTTCCCGGTGGTAAAGCAGTGTTTGCTTGAACATTAACCTTTCCATTTAAAAGTTTAACTAATCCTGTTATTATGTCTTGAATGTCGGGATTAACTTGTCGCGGTTGGTGAGATTGGGTAACAAAATCCTCCTTCATCATCGTTGCAGTTGGGTTGATTTGAAGGGGCTCCAGAGGAACTGATCTGCCCTTTGGAGCCCCTCGGTCTTCCCCCGAACTACCACCATTTGAATCTCTATCAACCGTCTTCGACGGCTGAATAAATTGAACCAATCTCCCCGATAACTCAACATCATTCGAATCGATATGATCAATATTCTTATAATcattaatcaaaatatcatcaaatattttcgttttcgaatGACGAGGATCTTCATCGGGAAAGGTTATCGACACACTCGATAAATTTTCGATTACAGTTTGACTTTCTGACGAACGAATTTCACTCGGACCGGATGTTGACGTTACGTGATGTTGCATTTCTTGGCTTATAAGGTGATCTTCCTTCGCCGAATTTGGAGATATGTAAGAGTTAGCGTATTCGTGAGCTCCTGGAATAATAAAGAGGTGAaagtttaaagaaaacaaaaagttttatgaatCATATTTGTCTACTTTACAAGATTGTGTAATGGTGTGTGTATAAAGAAAGTTGACTCTTTTAATATACTTGGATGATTTAAGTTTTAACATTGTAATAGTTGGCTTTACCTCAATTCAAACTGGTTACTAGTTAGCAGATAATTTTCTTCCAAGTAGCGAGTTATtaccaaatttaatataatttcaaatGTTTTCGCTAGATGCGATTTTATGGCCCAACTTTATAAACTTCACTAAGTCTATGTATAGAGATGCTTCTATAACCCTGGTATATAAATGTTTATCAAACTTTAACATGGCACTAATCGGGCATTATCGTTTCTTAAGAGGGGTTATTCGAAAAGATTAATATATGAGGACTTCAACAAACCATAACCAAATCTGATAATGAGAGAAACTGTCCAGAATTGGTTAGGATTCCACCTCAAAGTGTTCCTTTGACAAAGAGGTCAGTAAATTCGTGATTGAGCCGATGAAATCCGCCGTTAATTAGTTAAACAAAACGTGAGAGGTCTTACGTCTCAACAATCTGTGTTCAAAAACGACTATATTTTGCTTGAAGTTTTTAAGATTGCTTGCCAAAATGAATGTTTCTAAAACTGGCTACATCTCAGCATGGCAAGAATCAGTCATTGGTAAGGGGAACTTCATGAAACGTATTCTACCACTTACAACCCTAACTGATAATGTAGATGTAGAAGCAATTGAAAGATTTCAATTGGATATAgactttttttgaaatattcaagTAAGCACGACTTTAAGTCATTTGATTATTACTTTAGTCGAGACCATAAGATTTATATAAATGGATCATTTGACTCGTTTCAGTATGAATATGTATTTTGATGTAGCTACAGTGTCTTAAGTATACGTAAAACTTGATAAGGAAGCATACAAACTAAAATGTATAAGCAACACCGTTAAGTATTTTTTACCATGAAACACAACTCCACATGGCAGAAGTAAAATAGAAACAAGtcataaatcattaaataatcttAGGATTACGTCCCTTTAAGAGTGATCTCGGCACTCAGGAAATGCCAGACGTTGGCAAAAAAGTCCTTGAACCATAGCCATGCTTTATTAGATTCTTCCCAACTTGGGAAAGGATTTATAAATTTCCCTATAATACAATATACATTACTTGAATTATCCGGTACATTCTGTTCTCTAATCCAGTTGAGATCCATGATGATGTTCTACCTTCTGTGTCCATTCTAGAAGAAATCATGCTCATCATTCTCTTGAATCTAGCCCCCATATATCCTCTCTCTACTTCCTCCTCTTCCTTCTTCCTGTTCCGCATTCTTGAGTCCTCCTTTCCAGTATGCGAAATCTCTTCTATGGGCTCCGTCTTCATATCTCTTGCTCCCCATTGGTTAAGCTCCTCAAATACACTTGGTACTATAAACACCAGGAACTAAGTACATTAGGACGCAATTTTGATTGTTTCAGTGTCTTGTGGATGATTCCATAACGATTGGAACCAGAATGAAATGGTTGTTTCCAGTAACCTAGTAGACAATTCCAGTATCTGGCAGATGATTCCACAACTCAATAGATGATTTCAGTACTCAGTTATCCAATGTAGTATGCAGTGTCTGGTTCCAGTACTCAGAAGTAAGTGATTCATACGTCCACTGGATAATTCCAGTATCCATATTGATTGGTGATTAGTATTTCAGAATTAGATACAGTATCACTGTGATTAGATTCAACATCCAATGGTAGCTATCAGTATATAATAGATGATTTAAATATGAAAACCAACAGTGATTGAACAATACATGATATAGTAGGCTTACTAGAAATTGCCTATTCAAAGGCTTCTAGGTCCAATGGCAGATCAACACATAGTTAACTAGAGATGATTTCAACTACGATgactttttcttttctgtaCTAAATCAACAAACCAAATCAACAAGATCTGGTGGTTTCTGGAGGTTCTCAAAGAAAAGGATATGAATTAATACTTATGTCAGTATAAACATAAACAACGTTAAAATAATATGTAttgtaaatttattcaaaagataataaatatttttgtagtgGTAAATGTAGGTGAATAGGTCATCATAGAATTGTTGAAAACCCGGATTACGTTTTATACTAACAAACGAATACTATGAGTTAACCGTTTATAGAACTTTCACAAGACTAAGAGATGTCGAGCTTTTTATTGTTACAATGCGGGAAACTTTGAAATGTCGCAATACTAAGAGCTATTGTTTATGCACTTTTTAAAgcatttcatataactcgaaTATCTAGCGTTTCATTtcgtaatttataattctCATTGTAATTAAGAAAACATGATTGTTAACACCCCTGTTTATCTAAAGCGGAATATCTCTGCTTAGTAGAGTGTAAAATAGTATTAAATTCCAACTTGTCTTTCTAATACCATTAAactctttttgattttttaattccattttcTTTGTGGTCTTGTATTTATCTAAATCAATAAAGTACTGTTAACCTAGTGACTT
This genomic stretch from Onthophagus taurus isolate NC chromosome 7, IU_Otau_3.0, whole genome shotgun sequence harbors:
- the LOC111429589 gene encoding uncharacterized protein; amino-acid sequence: MAVIKVPLHLLLHLTAPFFFLLLLLPTRTTGAHEYANSYISPNSAKEDHLISQEMQHHVTSTSGPSEIRSSESQTVIENLSSVSITFPDEDPRHSKTKIFDDILINDYKNIDHIDSNDVELSGRLVQFIQPSKTVDRDSNGGSSGEDRGAPKGRSVPLEPLQINPTATMMKEDFVTQSHQPRQVNPDIQDIITGLVKLLNGKVNVQANTALPPGRPPIRPLSSRINNRGPPRITDVPALPPDFDLPPPPPLTQMTPPATKLPTPYPFDIPPQNTSPVIRPFPMDKIIPVGSNKGRPPLYRPVTIPPWNRLPPRRPPPPNRRPPTYKPIPPRPNLSNDDISITSEKPDEDILNFDIGTELDGSEGDKEEEDSTEIIPEFEPEKDDNRTEIADHKDTLNHQVDEINNITNVVETTTIKINKNETKFTTEEPFINDTTTIEPSSVENATKLMLDDRLNETSSSPEPILILESSMQDVLQTTMKSELQSSSSSLSSIPTESLPLITSLVSSSETPSIQLETFSSTSLTHTSNQTESTSSYPSYKPRPGIVLDDTEFRPGRNPLATSRPHPHPHIHQPGDIFDVTVSAIQGPSGQGQGKPYVIPVDIESINLGSPSDVILTSQDGQGFVSIDGKRTYLNLFGEPTSSRTVIHPTQASSNSITGTGYAVVDVDKKPEGVHHNIKPTPRRPSGYSRRPSQQPPVRIDTCIVGDDSTCDGSQHEICRTEVGVSACYCRPGHARRKHREPCRKVVSVLLSLRVDRLYERRVVWANDFSDKSSVSFQKLSYETEKALESAMSMTRFSDEFLNAKVNSIYKGDRSAGQGGVFVNLTLQLEENGETSRPQVRGEIQKHLLGVIQRRSNNVGDSALWVDSPPGSVSNLQDLDECSSPDLHDCHSHAKCVNTFGGFKCECNEGFRDPWSDNRHRAGRYCEQCSPQHCNNRGECKYQNGQEFCVCSGNYYGTQCELDGEVLGVAIGASVAAVVIIGLTLICLVMWTRRWSKEQKTGVGSPVFGYMGANGSTIKAPPVGAPPYQLTMEDRLRWAQIADAMAQANHYAPEPVMNGPTRPSSAVFGYPTLPVHGTLQHGSMHGTLPPIPLPRLGLQAQLAARAASVQGMRPLDNSSSSEEEDKTDLLGRNFQVPRPKSRSNASIASGIYYDVDYDQNDIYSKTGMPMSTYAIGRPYFRN